The Coleofasciculus sp. FACHB-T130 genome window below encodes:
- the trpS gene encoding tryptophan--tRNA ligase has translation MVKQRVLSGVQPTGNLHLGNYLGAIRNWVEGQSQYENYFCVVDLHAITAPHDASTLAENTYKIAALYLACGIDLQYSSIFVQSHIPAHSELTWLLNCITPLNWLEDMIQFKEKAVKQGENVNTGLLDYPVLMAADILLYQADKVPVGEDQKQHLELTRDIANRFNYQFCREKPVLKLPEPLIRTEGARVMSLTDGTRKMSKSDPSDMSRINLLDTPEQIQNKIKRCKTDSVRGLTFNDSERPEARNLLTLYMVLSGKPKEEVAAECQDMGWGQFKPLLTETTINALKPIQEKYQAVMDDKGYLESVLRDGRQKAEAIASVTLAQVKAALGYSVPL, from the coding sequence ATGGTTAAGCAGCGCGTTCTCTCTGGGGTTCAACCAACGGGTAATCTGCATCTCGGTAACTACTTGGGAGCGATTCGCAACTGGGTAGAAGGGCAGAGTCAGTACGAAAATTACTTCTGTGTGGTGGATTTGCACGCGATTACCGCGCCGCACGATGCCAGCACCTTGGCTGAAAATACTTATAAAATTGCTGCTTTGTATTTGGCTTGTGGGATCGATTTGCAGTATTCCAGTATTTTCGTGCAATCCCACATCCCTGCACATAGCGAACTGACTTGGCTGCTGAATTGCATCACTCCCCTCAACTGGCTGGAAGATATGATCCAGTTCAAGGAAAAGGCAGTTAAGCAGGGAGAAAATGTCAATACTGGTTTGCTAGACTATCCGGTGCTGATGGCGGCAGATATTTTGCTGTATCAGGCGGATAAAGTGCCGGTGGGAGAAGATCAGAAGCAGCACTTAGAATTGACCCGCGATATTGCGAATCGGTTTAATTACCAATTTTGCCGGGAAAAGCCGGTGCTGAAACTGCCAGAGCCGCTGATTCGGACTGAAGGGGCGCGAGTGATGAGTCTGACGGATGGCACTCGGAAGATGTCGAAATCCGATCCTTCGGATATGAGTCGGATTAACCTGCTCGATACCCCAGAGCAAATCCAAAATAAGATTAAACGCTGCAAAACTGACTCAGTGCGCGGTCTAACTTTTAATGATTCGGAACGACCCGAAGCCCGAAATTTGCTGACGCTATACATGGTGCTTTCGGGCAAACCGAAGGAAGAAGTCGCAGCAGAGTGTCAGGATATGGGCTGGGGACAATTCAAGCCATTGCTGACGGAAACCACGATTAACGCCCTGAAACCGATTCAGGAAAAGTATCAAGCGGTGATGGATGACAAAGGCTATTTGGAGTCCGTGTTGCGCGATGGCAGGCAGAAAGCGGAAGCGATCGCGTCCGTTACTCTCGCCCAAGTAAAAGCTGCCCTTGGTTATTCGGTTCCCCTTTAA
- a CDS encoding methylenetetrahydrofolate reductase, with product MSYLIQNSAGTREPRPYKTNLRTAVESGEFLVTAEVAPPKGGDPSEMLKMAKTLEGRVHAVNITDGSRAVLRMCSMAASVILLQHGIEPICQIACRDRNRIGLQADLMGAHALGIRNILALTGDPVKAGDHADAKSVFDLESVRLLGLIKKMNLGFDWNDKPLSDGATDLFVGAAIDPQLASWSGLQSRFERKLAAGAQFFQSQLICDFDRLEKFMDQIAAGCGKPILAGIFLLKSAKNAQFINRCVPGVNIPDHIIDRLAAASDPLQEGMLIAAEQVKLARQLCQGVHMMAVKREDLISQILDLAGIPPLTPVVTAGESNERTNNKAVADSASL from the coding sequence ATGAGTTATTTAATTCAAAATTCAGCAGGAACGCGGGAACCCCGCCCCTACAAGACCAATTTGCGTACTGCTGTGGAATCGGGTGAATTTTTAGTGACCGCCGAGGTTGCCCCTCCCAAGGGCGGCGATCCTTCCGAGATGCTGAAAATGGCGAAAACCCTCGAAGGTCGGGTTCATGCGGTCAATATTACCGATGGCAGTCGGGCGGTGTTGCGGATGTGTTCGATGGCGGCTTCGGTGATATTGCTCCAGCATGGAATCGAGCCGATTTGTCAGATTGCTTGTCGCGATCGCAACCGCATCGGATTGCAAGCTGACTTGATGGGTGCCCATGCGTTGGGAATTCGCAATATCTTAGCTTTGACTGGCGATCCTGTAAAAGCTGGAGATCATGCCGATGCTAAGAGTGTATTTGACCTAGAATCCGTGCGGTTGCTGGGATTAATCAAAAAAATGAATCTCGGCTTCGACTGGAACGACAAACCCTTGAGTGATGGGGCGACTGACTTGTTCGTGGGTGCGGCTATCGATCCGCAATTAGCTAGCTGGTCGGGGTTGCAAAGTCGATTTGAGCGGAAATTAGCAGCAGGGGCGCAGTTTTTCCAAAGCCAGCTGATTTGCGATTTTGACCGCCTAGAAAAATTTATGGATCAAATCGCGGCTGGTTGTGGAAAGCCAATTTTGGCGGGAATTTTTCTGCTCAAATCTGCTAAGAATGCTCAATTTATCAATCGATGCGTGCCTGGAGTAAATATTCCCGACCACATTATTGATAGACTCGCCGCTGCTTCAGATCCCTTGCAAGAAGGGATGTTAATTGCCGCCGAACAAGTCAAATTAGCTCGTCAACTCTGCCAAGGGGTTCATATGATGGCAGTGAAACGAGAAGATTTGATTTCGCAAATCCTCGATTTAGCCGGAATTCCACCGCTGACTCCGGTGGTGACAGCAGGAGAAAGTAATGAACGCACAAACAACAAAGCAGTTGCCGATTCCGCCTCACTTTGA
- a CDS encoding cysteine hydrolase family protein, translating to MNAQTTKQLPIPPHFDAKKVGEVWRVPYQQRAADAREWAKKHQISAAAEDKTRICLLLIDVQNTFCIPDFELFVGGRTGTGAVEDNRRLSEFIYRNLGVISAIAPTMDTHTAMQIFHPVFWINNAGEHPTAAVTMITPEDVHQGVWKVNPAVAGIAGVDYAELSSHALHYVKHLSEAGKYPLTVWPYHSMLGGIGHALVSAVEEALFFHCIARNSQTQFEIKGDNPLTENYSVLRAEVLESVNGRPIAQKNTSLIQQLLAYDAVIIAGQAKSHCVAWTIDDLLSEITAKDANLAKKVYLLEDCTSPVVVPGVVDYTDGAEEAFARFAAAGMHLVQSTQPLETWADFPKIGNG from the coding sequence ATGAACGCACAAACAACAAAGCAGTTGCCGATTCCGCCTCACTTTGATGCCAAAAAGGTCGGGGAAGTCTGGCGGGTGCCTTATCAGCAACGGGCAGCGGATGCGAGGGAGTGGGCGAAAAAACACCAGATTTCAGCGGCGGCTGAGGACAAAACTCGCATTTGCCTATTGTTAATCGATGTCCAGAATACGTTTTGCATCCCCGATTTTGAATTATTTGTCGGTGGGAGAACGGGTACGGGTGCGGTAGAAGATAATCGGCGGCTGAGTGAATTTATTTATCGGAATTTGGGAGTCATCAGCGCGATCGCTCCCACAATGGATACTCACACGGCGATGCAAATTTTCCATCCCGTCTTCTGGATTAACAACGCCGGAGAACATCCCACCGCCGCCGTGACGATGATTACACCGGAGGATGTTCACCAAGGTGTGTGGAAGGTGAATCCAGCCGTTGCCGGGATTGCTGGTGTCGATTACGCCGAACTTTCCTCACACGCTTTGCATTATGTCAAGCATTTGAGTGAAGCTGGTAAATATCCGCTGACGGTGTGGCCTTATCATTCCATGCTGGGTGGAATTGGTCACGCTTTGGTGTCAGCGGTGGAAGAAGCACTCTTTTTCCACTGTATAGCCCGGAATAGCCAAACGCAGTTTGAAATTAAAGGCGATAATCCTTTAACTGAAAATTATTCTGTCCTACGAGCGGAAGTTTTGGAAAGCGTAAATGGACGCCCGATTGCCCAGAAAAATACCAGCTTGATTCAACAGTTACTCGCGTATGATGCGGTGATTATTGCCGGTCAAGCAAAAAGTCACTGCGTTGCCTGGACAATTGATGATTTGTTATCAGAAATAACAGCAAAAGACGCTAATCTGGCGAAAAAGGTGTATTTACTAGAAGATTGCACCTCACCTGTTGTCGTTCCTGGAGTGGTGGATTACACGGATGGAGCAGAAGAAGCTTTTGCTAGATTTGCCGCAGCGGGAATGCATCTGGTTCAATCCACTCAACCCCTAGAAACCTGGGCTGACTTTCCTAAAATTGGGAATGGGTAA
- a CDS encoding ATP-binding protein, producing the protein MTSSNDAIQALREALRFSPDNVPLRQHLAETLLSLGQAEEAEQEYRLALARSPENQQLKLGLARAFYQQGKHPQALVIVEDQIKRLDCPAGAFLLHARLLLNTGAVEQAVRQYRRAVEADPAVKDADFAERLGIGAQEDVQEVVDGKIRAGVGDFPNSEEDTPVEKPAIGFRDVGGMEAVKDEIRMKIIYPLKQPELYKAYGKAIGGGILMYGPPGCGKTYLARATAGEINSSFLSVGINDVLDMWLGNSERNLHDLFEQARRNQPCVLFFDEVDALAASRADLRQNSSRMVINQFLSELDGVRSSNEGVLILAATNAPWHLDSAFRRPGRFDRILFVPPPDAEARAAILRLLCRGKPVEDIDYNHLAKKTENYSGADLMAVVDVAVEKKLAEAMKVGIPKPLTTKDLASAAGSVKPSTKEWFSTARNYALYANESGLYDDILKYLKL; encoded by the coding sequence ATGACTAGCAGCAACGATGCAATCCAGGCACTGCGCGAGGCTCTCCGATTTTCTCCGGATAATGTACCCTTGCGACAACATCTTGCAGAGACACTTTTGAGCCTGGGTCAGGCAGAGGAAGCCGAGCAAGAATACCGCCTCGCCTTAGCGCGATCGCCCGAAAATCAGCAGTTGAAATTGGGATTAGCTCGTGCCTTCTATCAACAAGGAAAACATCCCCAAGCGCTGGTAATTGTGGAAGATCAAATAAAGCGCTTGGATTGTCCAGCCGGTGCTTTTCTGCTTCATGCGCGTCTTCTTCTCAACACGGGGGCTGTGGAACAAGCTGTCCGTCAGTATCGCAGGGCAGTCGAAGCCGATCCGGCTGTCAAAGATGCTGATTTTGCCGAAAGGTTGGGAATTGGGGCACAGGAGGACGTTCAAGAGGTCGTAGACGGGAAAATTCGGGCAGGGGTGGGAGACTTTCCAAACTCAGAAGAAGATACTCCAGTCGAAAAACCCGCGATCGGATTCCGAGATGTTGGCGGTATGGAAGCGGTCAAAGACGAAATTCGGATGAAAATTATTTATCCCCTGAAACAGCCGGAACTGTACAAAGCTTACGGGAAGGCAATTGGGGGCGGAATTTTAATGTACGGCCCTCCGGGTTGCGGTAAAACTTACCTGGCTCGTGCGACAGCTGGCGAAATTAATTCTAGTTTCCTCTCTGTCGGAATTAACGATGTATTAGATATGTGGTTGGGCAACAGCGAACGCAATTTGCACGACCTTTTTGAACAAGCCAGACGCAACCAACCTTGCGTATTATTTTTTGATGAAGTTGATGCTTTAGCTGCCAGTCGTGCGGATTTGCGACAAAATTCTAGCCGCATGGTAATTAACCAATTCCTGTCAGAATTGGACGGCGTGAGGAGTTCTAATGAAGGGGTATTAATCCTAGCTGCAACGAACGCCCCTTGGCACTTAGACTCAGCCTTCCGTCGTCCGGGACGCTTTGACCGCATCTTGTTTGTACCGCCGCCTGATGCAGAAGCAAGGGCGGCGATTTTGCGCTTGCTGTGTCGGGGTAAGCCAGTGGAGGATATTGACTACAACCACTTAGCCAAGAAAACTGAGAATTATTCAGGCGCAGACTTAATGGCAGTGGTGGATGTGGCAGTAGAAAAGAAGTTAGCGGAAGCGATGAAAGTAGGTATCCCGAAGCCACTGACTACCAAAGATTTAGCCTCGGCGGCGGGAAGCGTGAAACCTTCAACAAAAGAATGGTTTTCAACGGCTCGGAACTACGCCTTGTATGCGAATGAGAGCGGTTTGTACGATGACATCCTGAAATATCTGAAACTCTGA
- a CDS encoding tetratricopeptide repeat protein produces the protein MGVHLERAEILMAQSRYEMAAQELQQELAVDPDSAQAYAWLGWCLRFLKKYEEAIKEAEQAIKLAPDWENGYYVLGWILCDRNQLLEAENVTKEAIRLNPENANHFILLSNIRVKQKRWQEALEAATQGLNIEPENVDCLNNKGIALFELGRTEEAIATTEQAIALDPENALNYNNLGWMILNREGSPTKAWEYFRQALRLNPNLESAQDGLIQAIKLKNPLYRPVYRCVIFPYRRLQLGRFLSGKALLGFFACLCLGFRILLNLAATNPNPLIWLALIVLFWLIFLPWFVDLFITLLLQLKFKQSYWLTTLVWAILSAFYLWLMTGNSKTLFAPVLFGLLLLPVSATFRSSAGWHSSLMVGYTTIMGLVGLAGLVLPLPGLPFVSVDVWFWLTWFIVLALGTLFSFFLSRRSSPKLK, from the coding sequence ATGGGCGTACATTTGGAGCGTGCCGAAATCCTCATGGCTCAATCGCGTTATGAGATGGCGGCGCAGGAATTGCAGCAGGAATTAGCAGTCGATCCAGATAGCGCCCAGGCTTATGCGTGGCTAGGCTGGTGCTTGAGGTTTCTCAAGAAGTACGAGGAAGCAATAAAAGAAGCTGAGCAAGCAATTAAGCTGGCACCAGATTGGGAGAATGGTTATTACGTTCTGGGTTGGATTCTCTGCGATCGCAATCAGCTTCTGGAAGCTGAGAACGTAACCAAAGAGGCAATTCGCCTAAATCCTGAAAATGCCAACCATTTCATCCTACTATCAAACATTCGAGTTAAACAAAAGCGATGGCAGGAGGCACTAGAAGCAGCGACGCAGGGGCTTAACATAGAGCCAGAGAATGTTGACTGTTTGAATAACAAAGGAATTGCCCTATTCGAGTTGGGTCGAACAGAGGAGGCAATCGCTACGACTGAGCAAGCGATCGCGCTTGACCCGGAGAATGCCCTCAACTACAACAACTTGGGATGGATGATACTGAATCGGGAAGGAAGCCCCACGAAAGCTTGGGAGTATTTCCGCCAAGCACTCCGACTCAACCCCAATTTGGAATCTGCACAGGATGGACTCATCCAAGCGATCAAGTTAAAAAACCCACTATACAGACCAGTTTACAGGTGTGTAATATTCCCGTACCGCCGTTTACAACTAGGCAGATTTTTGAGCGGGAAAGCTTTGTTGGGCTTCTTTGCCTGCTTGTGTTTGGGATTCCGTATATTGCTGAATCTTGCTGCAACTAATCCCAATCCTTTGATTTGGTTAGCGCTGATTGTTTTGTTTTGGTTAATCTTTTTGCCTTGGTTTGTAGACCTCTTTATAACCCTATTACTCCAACTGAAGTTTAAGCAATCCTATTGGCTCACGACTTTAGTTTGGGCAATACTAAGCGCATTTTATTTGTGGTTAATGACCGGAAATTCTAAAACTCTGTTTGCTCCCGTTTTATTCGGATTGTTGCTTCTGCCTGTATCGGCAACGTTCCGATCTTCAGCGGGGTGGCACAGCAGCCTCATGGTGGGATATACAACCATCATGGGGTTAGTTGGGCTGGCAGGGCTAGTTCTTCCATTACCAGGGCTACCTTTTGTAAGTGTTGACGTTTGGTTCTGGTTGACTTGGTTCATCGTTCTCGCATTGGGAACGCTTTTTTCCTTTTTTTTGAGCAGAAGAAGCTCTCCCAAGTTAAAGTAG
- a CDS encoding tetratricopeptide repeat protein, which yields MGIHLERAQLLIEQSRYEMAEKELRQELAMEPDSAIAHTLLALCLNYRQMYPEATQMAQRAIRLAPDWGYAHYVLAYILCDYNQLQEAETVLKEALRLSPDNPSYFALLSRIRYNLQLWHSALEAATEGLVVDPEDVECLNYRAMCLMQLGRLPEAQAVIESAIALDPEYAGSYANRGWILLAQGGYPAKALECFREALRLQPTFEWARRGIVEALKAKNPLYRLMLRYFLWSSRLSNGARLGFSIGLYFAFRLLVGGIAASSNPLLWFVVIAYCLFVLLTWIADPLFTLLLRFDRFGRLTLSEQEVKNSNLVGAVFLSILMAIGLWLVTKNTNILIVALSLGLLLLPITAMLNCPAGWPRKFMATYTIVLAIAWLAAIGLSLAEPPLGEIGVQFAGISLAFFWLGSILSSWLATILMGVKTKQ from the coding sequence ATGGGCATACATTTGGAGCGGGCACAGCTGCTGATTGAGCAGTCGCGGTATGAAATGGCAGAGAAAGAACTGCGACAGGAACTGGCAATGGAGCCAGATAGTGCGATCGCGCATACTCTGCTCGCCCTGTGCTTGAATTATCGCCAAATGTACCCGGAAGCCACCCAGATGGCTCAGCGAGCGATTCGCTTGGCTCCCGATTGGGGGTACGCTCACTACGTCCTGGCTTATATTCTGTGCGATTACAACCAGCTTCAAGAAGCGGAAACAGTACTGAAAGAGGCTTTGCGGCTGAGTCCTGATAACCCCAGCTACTTCGCCCTGCTCTCGCGCATCCGATATAATCTACAGCTTTGGCACTCAGCACTAGAAGCGGCAACCGAAGGGCTTGTCGTTGACCCAGAGGACGTGGAGTGCCTAAATTACCGAGCGATGTGTCTGATGCAACTCGGTCGCTTACCAGAAGCTCAGGCGGTTATTGAGAGTGCGATCGCGCTTGACCCAGAATATGCAGGAAGCTATGCCAACCGCGGCTGGATACTCCTGGCGCAGGGAGGATATCCCGCTAAAGCCTTAGAGTGTTTCCGCGAAGCACTACGGCTTCAACCAACCTTTGAGTGGGCGCGACGGGGAATCGTCGAAGCGCTCAAGGCAAAGAACCCGCTCTACAGGCTGATGCTGCGCTACTTCCTGTGGAGTTCTAGGCTGAGTAACGGAGCTAGGTTGGGCTTCAGTATCGGCTTGTACTTCGCTTTCCGCCTGCTAGTGGGCGGCATCGCTGCAAGTAGCAACCCTTTGCTGTGGTTCGTGGTGATTGCCTACTGTCTGTTTGTCCTGCTTACCTGGATTGCTGACCCCTTATTCACCTTATTACTCCGGTTTGACCGCTTCGGGCGATTAACCCTTTCCGAACAAGAGGTTAAAAACTCAAATTTAGTCGGGGCAGTATTTCTAAGCATCTTAATGGCAATTGGTCTGTGGTTGGTGACTAAAAACACCAACATCCTCATCGTCGCCCTCTCACTAGGACTTTTGTTGCTACCGATAACGGCGATGTTAAATTGTCCGGCAGGATGGCCCAGAAAGTTCATGGCAACCTACACGATCGTTTTAGCGATCGCATGGCTGGCGGCTATTGGTCTATCATTAGCCGAGCCGCCTCTGGGAGAAATTGGCGTTCAGTTTGCCGGAATTTCCCTAGCTTTTTTCTGGCTTGGTTCGATACTTTCGAGCTGGTTGGCAACTATACTGATGGGCGTCAAAACAAAGCAGTGA
- a CDS encoding anti-sigma factor, translating into MTEPLNPENLEELMAGYVLGDLSAEEAEELRQILEKNPQLAEEVSRLQTSLELLPYALPEVTPPPHLRSTILEAANPTVNPEPAPKQVSFPWSKLFASLVALLALALAFDNYRLRQNLKIVQSRLRQELQTVQAQKDALEVLQQRNTRLYTLTGTEKANTASGSILVNLDEQKAVIAFQNLPAVPSGQIYRLWAIVDEKKIPCANFGASQGGTVLEQISIPVGACGATTSTLAVTLEPSSLPPQPVGPAVMVESSL; encoded by the coding sequence ATGACCGAACCTTTAAATCCCGAAAACTTAGAAGAATTAATGGCAGGTTATGTCCTCGGCGATCTTAGCGCTGAAGAAGCGGAGGAATTGAGGCAAATTCTCGAAAAAAATCCGCAACTGGCTGAAGAAGTGAGTCGGTTGCAGACATCGCTTGAACTCTTGCCCTACGCCCTTCCTGAAGTCACACCTCCCCCACATCTGCGTTCGACGATTCTGGAAGCTGCCAATCCGACAGTTAACCCCGAACCCGCTCCAAAACAGGTTTCTTTTCCTTGGAGCAAACTTTTTGCTAGTTTGGTAGCACTGTTAGCCCTAGCTTTGGCTTTTGACAATTATCGTCTGCGCCAAAATCTAAAGATAGTGCAATCTCGGCTGCGGCAAGAACTTCAAACGGTGCAGGCTCAGAAAGATGCCCTTGAGGTGCTACAACAGCGGAATACCCGCTTATATACGCTCACAGGTACAGAAAAAGCAAATACAGCGTCTGGAAGTATTCTCGTTAATCTGGACGAACAAAAAGCGGTCATCGCCTTTCAAAATCTTCCGGCTGTCCCATCTGGTCAAATTTATCGACTTTGGGCAATTGTTGACGAGAAAAAGATACCTTGTGCAAATTTTGGGGCAAGTCAGGGGGGAACTGTTTTAGAGCAAATTTCCATTCCCGTCGGTGCTTGTGGTGCTACAACCTCAACCTTAGCTGTTACCTTAGAACCCTCTAGCCTACCTCCGCAGCCAGTCGGTCCCGCAGTCATGGTTGAAAGTAGCTTGTAG